A window of Mucilaginibacter sp. PAMC 26640 contains these coding sequences:
- a CDS encoding DEAD/DEAH box helicase, which yields MDYNLYDYQEKDLNTIFNRLETCEPNYRLLYQLPTGGGKTRVFSAIADRFLKTYGKEVVVLTHRLELCGQTSLTLKKLGVNNKVINSTVKCIPRKSGLNCYVAMVETLKNRIRDGLMRTEDVGLVIIDEAHHNSFQKLLSKFTNARIIGVTATPLSSDVNLPMRKYYNELLTGQTISDLISEGYLAKPSNWRYDVELNTLKTGIHGDFTVSTSDELYSSPAMLDLLLHAYEAHSKNKKTLIFNNGIFTSRNVCKLFNDSGYKARHLDNQTPAAERAEILKWFKTTKGAILSSVSILTTGFDEPTVQTIILNRATTSLTLYHQMIGRGSRRLPQKKTFSIIDLGNNTDRFGEWNNPVDWAQVFNHPEAFYEVFSARATQEAHSMPSDSRAKFPNSLEIAFDVQQAYEKALAGGQKAKTVIRDSIKQHVLMCVENAGTVSEALELTDELQKEIAWRIKQYCKCLGKVTKNYRDWLDEDYRSKLKILVEKIMQRRGLQRVAV from the coding sequence ATGGATTACAACCTTTACGACTACCAGGAAAAAGATCTGAATACGATATTCAACCGGCTGGAAACTTGTGAACCTAATTACCGCCTATTATACCAGCTACCTACAGGCGGGGGTAAAACCCGCGTATTTTCGGCAATTGCAGACCGCTTTCTAAAAACTTACGGTAAAGAAGTAGTTGTGCTTACTCACCGGCTGGAGCTCTGCGGTCAAACCTCACTTACTTTAAAAAAGCTAGGGGTGAATAATAAGGTGATCAATAGCACTGTAAAATGCATTCCGCGCAAATCCGGCTTAAACTGTTACGTGGCCATGGTAGAAACCCTTAAAAATCGCATAAGGGACGGATTGATGCGCACTGAAGATGTAGGACTAGTGATCATTGATGAAGCTCATCATAACTCATTCCAAAAACTGTTGAGTAAATTTACGAATGCTCGGATCATCGGTGTTACAGCAACGCCGTTAAGCTCTGATGTTAACCTGCCTATGCGTAAGTATTACAACGAATTGTTGACTGGCCAAACCATAAGCGACTTGATAAGTGAAGGTTATTTGGCCAAGCCTAGCAATTGGCGTTATGACGTTGAATTGAATACTTTAAAAACCGGCATCCACGGCGATTTTACAGTGAGTACTTCCGATGAACTCTATTCTTCACCAGCCATGCTGGATCTGTTGCTTCACGCTTATGAAGCGCATTCGAAAAATAAAAAGACGCTAATCTTTAATAATGGAATATTTACGTCTAGAAACGTTTGTAAACTATTTAACGATTCGGGCTATAAAGCAAGGCATCTGGATAATCAAACGCCGGCAGCAGAGCGGGCAGAAATTCTGAAATGGTTTAAAACTACTAAAGGTGCAATCCTCAGTTCGGTTTCCATTTTAACTACCGGTTTTGACGAGCCAACTGTACAAACTATTATTTTAAACAGGGCTACCACTTCGCTTACACTGTACCACCAGATGATCGGACGTGGATCAAGACGGTTGCCCCAGAAAAAAACATTCTCTATTATCGACCTGGGTAATAATACGGACAGATTTGGCGAATGGAATAATCCGGTAGACTGGGCTCAGGTGTTTAACCATCCGGAGGCATTTTACGAAGTTTTTAGCGCAAGGGCAACACAGGAAGCGCATAGCATGCCTTCAGACTCACGTGCTAAATTCCCAAACAGCCTGGAAATTGCTTTCGATGTGCAACAGGCTTATGAGAAAGCATTGGCAGGCGGGCAAAAGGCTAAAACTGTTATTCGTGATTCTATCAAGCAACATGTATTAATGTGCGTGGAAAATGCAGGTACGGTTAGTGAAGCGCTTGAACTCACTGATGAGTTACAAAAAGAAATTGCTTGGCGTATAAAGCAATATTGCAAATGCCTGGGTAAGGTTACCAAAAATTATCGCGACTGGCTTGATGAAGATTATCGGTCTAAATTAAAGATTCTTGTAGAAAAAATAATGCAGCGACGGGGTTTGCAAAGAGTAGCCGTTTAA